Proteins from a single region of Equus asinus isolate D_3611 breed Donkey chromosome 17, EquAss-T2T_v2, whole genome shotgun sequence:
- the EPS8L2 gene encoding epidermal growth factor receptor kinase substrate 8-like protein 2 isoform X1, producing the protein MPQRGAPSGFHPELCGPGTRPWTQATLRSALPPPAATEDAMSQSGSVSYCPGAANGSLGRSDGVAKMSAKDLFEQRKKYSNSNVIMHETSQYHVQHLATFIMDKSEAIVSVDDAIRKLVQLSSKEKIWTQEMLLQVNDKSLRLLDIESQEELENFPLPTVRHSQTVLNQLRYPSVLLLVCQDSEQNKPDIHFFHCDEVEAELVHEDIESALADYRLGKKMRPQTLKGHQEKIRQRLSVLPPPQGPAPIPFQRHGGDSPTTKNRVGLPVPLSEPSFLRRESLEEEPRAVLAQKIEKETQILNCALDDIEWFVARLQKAAEAFKQLNQRKKGKKKGKKGPAEGVLTLRARPPSEAEFVDCFQKTKLAINLLAKLQKHIQNPSAAELAHFLFGPLDLIVSTCGGPDIARSVSSPLLSRDAVGFLRGHLVPKEMALWESLGETWTRPRSEWPREPRVPLYVPKFQSGWEPPLDVLQEAPWEVEGLVSAPSDEPTPGSRLSFRSSQKHSLVPEPTSPGDVLPPVSSPHILRGYEPTPAMAKYVRVLYDFTARNANELSVLKDEVLEVLDDSHQWWKLRNRSGQAGYVPCNILDETRLEDIPPEQAGLKYWGPASPTHKLPPSFAGNKNELIHHMDEVNDELIKKISNIKTQPQRPFRVERSQPVSLPLTYESGPDEVRAWLEAKAFSARIVENLGILTGPQLFSLNKDELKKVCGEDGIRVYSQLTVQKAVLEKQQGGSELEELMNKFHSKNQRRMEEES; encoded by the exons ATGCCACAGAGGGGGGCTCCCTCTGGATTTCACCCTGAGCT GTGTGGGCCGGGCACCAGGCCCTGgactcaggccacactgaggtctGCCCTTCCACCGCCAGCCGCCACCGAGGACGCCATGAGCCAGTCAGGGTCCGTGAGCTACTGCCCGGGTGCTGCCAA TGGCAGCCTGGGCCGGTCTGACGGTGTGGCCAAGATGAGTGCCAAGGACCTGTTTG agcagaggaagaagtACTCCAACTCCAACGTCATCATGCATGAGACCTCCCAGTACCACGTCCAG CACTTGGCCACATTCATCATGGACAAGAGTGAGGCCATCGTGTCTGTGGACGACGCCATCCGGAAGCTGGTGCAGCTGAGCTCCAAGGAGAAGATCTGGACACAGGAGATGCTGCTGCAGGTCAACGACAAGTCTCTGCGGCTGCTGGACATAGAGTCCCAG GAGGAGCTAGAGAACTTCCCGCTGCCAACTGTGCGGCACAGCCAGACGGTGCTGAACCAGCTGCGCTACCCGTCGGTGCTGCTGCTTGTGTGCCAGGACTCAGAGCAGAACAAGCCCGACATCCACTTCTTCCACTGCGACGAGGTGGAG gcagagctggtgcacgAGGACATCGAGAGCGCACTGGCCGACTACCGGCTGGGGAAGAAGATGCGGCCGCAGACCCTGAA GGGCCACCAGGAGAAGATCCGGCAGCGGCTGTCGGTCCTGCCTCCCCCCCAGGGCCCGGCCCCCATCCCCTTCCAGCGCCACGGCGGGGACTCCCCTACCACCAAGAACCGAGTGGGCCTGCCTGTGCCGCTCAGTGAGCCAA GCTTCCTCCGGCGGGAGTCTCTGGAGGAGGAGCCGCGGGCCGTGCTGGCGCAGAAGATAGAGAAGGAGACG CAAATCCTCAACTGCGCCCTGGACGACATCGAGTGGTTCGTGGCTCGGCTGCAGAAGGCGGCTGAGGCTTTCAAGCAGCTGAACCAGCgcaagaaggggaagaagaagggcAAGAAGGGGCCTGCAG AGGGCGTCCTCACGCTGCGGGCACGGCCCCCCTCCGAGGCTGAGTTTGTGGACTGTTTCCAGAAAACAAAGCTGGCCATCAACCTGCTC GCCAAGCTGCAGAAGCACATTCAGAACCCCAGCGCAGCAGAACTGGCGCACTTCCTCTTCGGGCCTCTGGACCtg ATTGTCAGCACCTGTGGTGGCCCAGACATCGCACGCTCAGTCTCCAGTCCCCTGCTCTCCCGTGACGCTGTGGGCTTCCTGCGCGGCCACCTGGTCCCCAAGGAGATGGCGCTATGGGAGTCGCTGGGGGAGACCTGGACACGCCCCCG CTCCGAGTGGCCACGGGAGCCGCGGGTGCCCCTCTACGTGCCCAAGTTCCAGAGCGGCTGGGAGCCCCCCTTGGACGTGCTGCAGGAGGCTCCCTGGGAAGTGGAGGGGCTGGTGTCCGCCCCCAGTGACGAG CCGACTCCAGGGAGCCGACTGTCCTTCCGAAGCTCCCAGAAGCACAGCCTTGTACCTGAGCCAACATCCCCAGGAGACGTCCTTCCCCCAGTCAGCTCCCCACATATTCTCAG GGGCTACGAACCCACACCAGCCATGGCCAAGTACGTCAGGGTCCTCTATGACTTCACAGCCCGGAACGCCAACGAGCTGTCTGTGCTCAAGGACGAGGTCCTGGAG GTGCTGGACGACAGCCACCAGTGGTGGAAGCTTCGCAATCGCAGTGGCCAGGCAGGCTACGTGCCCTGCAACATCCTGGACGAGACCCGGCTGGAGGACATCCCCCCAGAGCAG GCCGGGCTGAAATACTGGGGTCCTGCCAGCCCAACCCACAAGCTGCCCCCAAGCTTCGCCGGGAACAAAAATG AACTGATCCACCACATGGATGAGGTCAATGACGAGCTCATCAAGAAGATCAGCAACATCAAGACGCAGCCGCAGCGGCCCTTCCGCGTGGAGCGCAGCCAGCCGGTCAGCCTGCCCCTCACCTACGAGTCGGGCCCCGATGAGGTCCGCGCCTGGCTGGAGGCCAAGGCCTTCAGCGCCCG GATCGTGGAGAACCTGGGCATCCTGACCGGGCCCCAGCTCTTCTCGCTCAACAAAGATGAGCTGAAGAAAGTGTGCGGGGAGGATGGCATCCGCGTGTACAGCCAGCTCACGGTGCAGAAGGCCGTCCTGGAG AAGCAGCAAGGTGGGTCGGAGCTGGAGGAACTCATGAACAAGTTTCATTCCAAGAACcagaggaggatggaggaggagagctAG
- the EPS8L2 gene encoding epidermal growth factor receptor kinase substrate 8-like protein 2 isoform X2, whose product MPQRGAPSGFHPELCGPGTRPWTQATLRSALPPPAATEDAMSQSGGSLGRSDGVAKMSAKDLFEQRKKYSNSNVIMHETSQYHVQHLATFIMDKSEAIVSVDDAIRKLVQLSSKEKIWTQEMLLQVNDKSLRLLDIESQEELENFPLPTVRHSQTVLNQLRYPSVLLLVCQDSEQNKPDIHFFHCDEVEAELVHEDIESALADYRLGKKMRPQTLKGHQEKIRQRLSVLPPPQGPAPIPFQRHGGDSPTTKNRVGLPVPLSEPSFLRRESLEEEPRAVLAQKIEKETQILNCALDDIEWFVARLQKAAEAFKQLNQRKKGKKKGKKGPAEGVLTLRARPPSEAEFVDCFQKTKLAINLLAKLQKHIQNPSAAELAHFLFGPLDLIVSTCGGPDIARSVSSPLLSRDAVGFLRGHLVPKEMALWESLGETWTRPRSEWPREPRVPLYVPKFQSGWEPPLDVLQEAPWEVEGLVSAPSDEPTPGSRLSFRSSQKHSLVPEPTSPGDVLPPVSSPHILRGYEPTPAMAKYVRVLYDFTARNANELSVLKDEVLEVLDDSHQWWKLRNRSGQAGYVPCNILDETRLEDIPPEQAGLKYWGPASPTHKLPPSFAGNKNELIHHMDEVNDELIKKISNIKTQPQRPFRVERSQPVSLPLTYESGPDEVRAWLEAKAFSARIVENLGILTGPQLFSLNKDELKKVCGEDGIRVYSQLTVQKAVLEKQQGGSELEELMNKFHSKNQRRMEEES is encoded by the exons ATGCCACAGAGGGGGGCTCCCTCTGGATTTCACCCTGAGCT GTGTGGGCCGGGCACCAGGCCCTGgactcaggccacactgaggtctGCCCTTCCACCGCCAGCCGCCACCGAGGACGCCATGAGCCAGTCAGG TGGCAGCCTGGGCCGGTCTGACGGTGTGGCCAAGATGAGTGCCAAGGACCTGTTTG agcagaggaagaagtACTCCAACTCCAACGTCATCATGCATGAGACCTCCCAGTACCACGTCCAG CACTTGGCCACATTCATCATGGACAAGAGTGAGGCCATCGTGTCTGTGGACGACGCCATCCGGAAGCTGGTGCAGCTGAGCTCCAAGGAGAAGATCTGGACACAGGAGATGCTGCTGCAGGTCAACGACAAGTCTCTGCGGCTGCTGGACATAGAGTCCCAG GAGGAGCTAGAGAACTTCCCGCTGCCAACTGTGCGGCACAGCCAGACGGTGCTGAACCAGCTGCGCTACCCGTCGGTGCTGCTGCTTGTGTGCCAGGACTCAGAGCAGAACAAGCCCGACATCCACTTCTTCCACTGCGACGAGGTGGAG gcagagctggtgcacgAGGACATCGAGAGCGCACTGGCCGACTACCGGCTGGGGAAGAAGATGCGGCCGCAGACCCTGAA GGGCCACCAGGAGAAGATCCGGCAGCGGCTGTCGGTCCTGCCTCCCCCCCAGGGCCCGGCCCCCATCCCCTTCCAGCGCCACGGCGGGGACTCCCCTACCACCAAGAACCGAGTGGGCCTGCCTGTGCCGCTCAGTGAGCCAA GCTTCCTCCGGCGGGAGTCTCTGGAGGAGGAGCCGCGGGCCGTGCTGGCGCAGAAGATAGAGAAGGAGACG CAAATCCTCAACTGCGCCCTGGACGACATCGAGTGGTTCGTGGCTCGGCTGCAGAAGGCGGCTGAGGCTTTCAAGCAGCTGAACCAGCgcaagaaggggaagaagaagggcAAGAAGGGGCCTGCAG AGGGCGTCCTCACGCTGCGGGCACGGCCCCCCTCCGAGGCTGAGTTTGTGGACTGTTTCCAGAAAACAAAGCTGGCCATCAACCTGCTC GCCAAGCTGCAGAAGCACATTCAGAACCCCAGCGCAGCAGAACTGGCGCACTTCCTCTTCGGGCCTCTGGACCtg ATTGTCAGCACCTGTGGTGGCCCAGACATCGCACGCTCAGTCTCCAGTCCCCTGCTCTCCCGTGACGCTGTGGGCTTCCTGCGCGGCCACCTGGTCCCCAAGGAGATGGCGCTATGGGAGTCGCTGGGGGAGACCTGGACACGCCCCCG CTCCGAGTGGCCACGGGAGCCGCGGGTGCCCCTCTACGTGCCCAAGTTCCAGAGCGGCTGGGAGCCCCCCTTGGACGTGCTGCAGGAGGCTCCCTGGGAAGTGGAGGGGCTGGTGTCCGCCCCCAGTGACGAG CCGACTCCAGGGAGCCGACTGTCCTTCCGAAGCTCCCAGAAGCACAGCCTTGTACCTGAGCCAACATCCCCAGGAGACGTCCTTCCCCCAGTCAGCTCCCCACATATTCTCAG GGGCTACGAACCCACACCAGCCATGGCCAAGTACGTCAGGGTCCTCTATGACTTCACAGCCCGGAACGCCAACGAGCTGTCTGTGCTCAAGGACGAGGTCCTGGAG GTGCTGGACGACAGCCACCAGTGGTGGAAGCTTCGCAATCGCAGTGGCCAGGCAGGCTACGTGCCCTGCAACATCCTGGACGAGACCCGGCTGGAGGACATCCCCCCAGAGCAG GCCGGGCTGAAATACTGGGGTCCTGCCAGCCCAACCCACAAGCTGCCCCCAAGCTTCGCCGGGAACAAAAATG AACTGATCCACCACATGGATGAGGTCAATGACGAGCTCATCAAGAAGATCAGCAACATCAAGACGCAGCCGCAGCGGCCCTTCCGCGTGGAGCGCAGCCAGCCGGTCAGCCTGCCCCTCACCTACGAGTCGGGCCCCGATGAGGTCCGCGCCTGGCTGGAGGCCAAGGCCTTCAGCGCCCG GATCGTGGAGAACCTGGGCATCCTGACCGGGCCCCAGCTCTTCTCGCTCAACAAAGATGAGCTGAAGAAAGTGTGCGGGGAGGATGGCATCCGCGTGTACAGCCAGCTCACGGTGCAGAAGGCCGTCCTGGAG AAGCAGCAAGGTGGGTCGGAGCTGGAGGAACTCATGAACAAGTTTCATTCCAAGAACcagaggaggatggaggaggagagctAG
- the EPS8L2 gene encoding epidermal growth factor receptor kinase substrate 8-like protein 2 isoform X3: protein MSQSGSVSYCPGAANGSLGRSDGVAKMSAKDLFEQRKKYSNSNVIMHETSQYHVQHLATFIMDKSEAIVSVDDAIRKLVQLSSKEKIWTQEMLLQVNDKSLRLLDIESQEELENFPLPTVRHSQTVLNQLRYPSVLLLVCQDSEQNKPDIHFFHCDEVEAELVHEDIESALADYRLGKKMRPQTLKGHQEKIRQRLSVLPPPQGPAPIPFQRHGGDSPTTKNRVGLPVPLSEPSFLRRESLEEEPRAVLAQKIEKETQILNCALDDIEWFVARLQKAAEAFKQLNQRKKGKKKGKKGPAEGVLTLRARPPSEAEFVDCFQKTKLAINLLAKLQKHIQNPSAAELAHFLFGPLDLIVSTCGGPDIARSVSSPLLSRDAVGFLRGHLVPKEMALWESLGETWTRPRSEWPREPRVPLYVPKFQSGWEPPLDVLQEAPWEVEGLVSAPSDEPTPGSRLSFRSSQKHSLVPEPTSPGDVLPPVSSPHILRGYEPTPAMAKYVRVLYDFTARNANELSVLKDEVLEVLDDSHQWWKLRNRSGQAGYVPCNILDETRLEDIPPEQAGLKYWGPASPTHKLPPSFAGNKNELIHHMDEVNDELIKKISNIKTQPQRPFRVERSQPVSLPLTYESGPDEVRAWLEAKAFSARIVENLGILTGPQLFSLNKDELKKVCGEDGIRVYSQLTVQKAVLEKQQGGSELEELMNKFHSKNQRRMEEES from the exons ATGAGCCAGTCAGGGTCCGTGAGCTACTGCCCGGGTGCTGCCAA TGGCAGCCTGGGCCGGTCTGACGGTGTGGCCAAGATGAGTGCCAAGGACCTGTTTG agcagaggaagaagtACTCCAACTCCAACGTCATCATGCATGAGACCTCCCAGTACCACGTCCAG CACTTGGCCACATTCATCATGGACAAGAGTGAGGCCATCGTGTCTGTGGACGACGCCATCCGGAAGCTGGTGCAGCTGAGCTCCAAGGAGAAGATCTGGACACAGGAGATGCTGCTGCAGGTCAACGACAAGTCTCTGCGGCTGCTGGACATAGAGTCCCAG GAGGAGCTAGAGAACTTCCCGCTGCCAACTGTGCGGCACAGCCAGACGGTGCTGAACCAGCTGCGCTACCCGTCGGTGCTGCTGCTTGTGTGCCAGGACTCAGAGCAGAACAAGCCCGACATCCACTTCTTCCACTGCGACGAGGTGGAG gcagagctggtgcacgAGGACATCGAGAGCGCACTGGCCGACTACCGGCTGGGGAAGAAGATGCGGCCGCAGACCCTGAA GGGCCACCAGGAGAAGATCCGGCAGCGGCTGTCGGTCCTGCCTCCCCCCCAGGGCCCGGCCCCCATCCCCTTCCAGCGCCACGGCGGGGACTCCCCTACCACCAAGAACCGAGTGGGCCTGCCTGTGCCGCTCAGTGAGCCAA GCTTCCTCCGGCGGGAGTCTCTGGAGGAGGAGCCGCGGGCCGTGCTGGCGCAGAAGATAGAGAAGGAGACG CAAATCCTCAACTGCGCCCTGGACGACATCGAGTGGTTCGTGGCTCGGCTGCAGAAGGCGGCTGAGGCTTTCAAGCAGCTGAACCAGCgcaagaaggggaagaagaagggcAAGAAGGGGCCTGCAG AGGGCGTCCTCACGCTGCGGGCACGGCCCCCCTCCGAGGCTGAGTTTGTGGACTGTTTCCAGAAAACAAAGCTGGCCATCAACCTGCTC GCCAAGCTGCAGAAGCACATTCAGAACCCCAGCGCAGCAGAACTGGCGCACTTCCTCTTCGGGCCTCTGGACCtg ATTGTCAGCACCTGTGGTGGCCCAGACATCGCACGCTCAGTCTCCAGTCCCCTGCTCTCCCGTGACGCTGTGGGCTTCCTGCGCGGCCACCTGGTCCCCAAGGAGATGGCGCTATGGGAGTCGCTGGGGGAGACCTGGACACGCCCCCG CTCCGAGTGGCCACGGGAGCCGCGGGTGCCCCTCTACGTGCCCAAGTTCCAGAGCGGCTGGGAGCCCCCCTTGGACGTGCTGCAGGAGGCTCCCTGGGAAGTGGAGGGGCTGGTGTCCGCCCCCAGTGACGAG CCGACTCCAGGGAGCCGACTGTCCTTCCGAAGCTCCCAGAAGCACAGCCTTGTACCTGAGCCAACATCCCCAGGAGACGTCCTTCCCCCAGTCAGCTCCCCACATATTCTCAG GGGCTACGAACCCACACCAGCCATGGCCAAGTACGTCAGGGTCCTCTATGACTTCACAGCCCGGAACGCCAACGAGCTGTCTGTGCTCAAGGACGAGGTCCTGGAG GTGCTGGACGACAGCCACCAGTGGTGGAAGCTTCGCAATCGCAGTGGCCAGGCAGGCTACGTGCCCTGCAACATCCTGGACGAGACCCGGCTGGAGGACATCCCCCCAGAGCAG GCCGGGCTGAAATACTGGGGTCCTGCCAGCCCAACCCACAAGCTGCCCCCAAGCTTCGCCGGGAACAAAAATG AACTGATCCACCACATGGATGAGGTCAATGACGAGCTCATCAAGAAGATCAGCAACATCAAGACGCAGCCGCAGCGGCCCTTCCGCGTGGAGCGCAGCCAGCCGGTCAGCCTGCCCCTCACCTACGAGTCGGGCCCCGATGAGGTCCGCGCCTGGCTGGAGGCCAAGGCCTTCAGCGCCCG GATCGTGGAGAACCTGGGCATCCTGACCGGGCCCCAGCTCTTCTCGCTCAACAAAGATGAGCTGAAGAAAGTGTGCGGGGAGGATGGCATCCGCGTGTACAGCCAGCTCACGGTGCAGAAGGCCGTCCTGGAG AAGCAGCAAGGTGGGTCGGAGCTGGAGGAACTCATGAACAAGTTTCATTCCAAGAACcagaggaggatggaggaggagagctAG
- the EPS8L2 gene encoding epidermal growth factor receptor kinase substrate 8-like protein 2 isoform X4 has protein sequence MSQSGGSLGRSDGVAKMSAKDLFEQRKKYSNSNVIMHETSQYHVQHLATFIMDKSEAIVSVDDAIRKLVQLSSKEKIWTQEMLLQVNDKSLRLLDIESQEELENFPLPTVRHSQTVLNQLRYPSVLLLVCQDSEQNKPDIHFFHCDEVEAELVHEDIESALADYRLGKKMRPQTLKGHQEKIRQRLSVLPPPQGPAPIPFQRHGGDSPTTKNRVGLPVPLSEPSFLRRESLEEEPRAVLAQKIEKETQILNCALDDIEWFVARLQKAAEAFKQLNQRKKGKKKGKKGPAEGVLTLRARPPSEAEFVDCFQKTKLAINLLAKLQKHIQNPSAAELAHFLFGPLDLIVSTCGGPDIARSVSSPLLSRDAVGFLRGHLVPKEMALWESLGETWTRPRSEWPREPRVPLYVPKFQSGWEPPLDVLQEAPWEVEGLVSAPSDEPTPGSRLSFRSSQKHSLVPEPTSPGDVLPPVSSPHILRGYEPTPAMAKYVRVLYDFTARNANELSVLKDEVLEVLDDSHQWWKLRNRSGQAGYVPCNILDETRLEDIPPEQAGLKYWGPASPTHKLPPSFAGNKNELIHHMDEVNDELIKKISNIKTQPQRPFRVERSQPVSLPLTYESGPDEVRAWLEAKAFSARIVENLGILTGPQLFSLNKDELKKVCGEDGIRVYSQLTVQKAVLEKQQGGSELEELMNKFHSKNQRRMEEES, from the exons ATGAGCCAGTCAGG TGGCAGCCTGGGCCGGTCTGACGGTGTGGCCAAGATGAGTGCCAAGGACCTGTTTG agcagaggaagaagtACTCCAACTCCAACGTCATCATGCATGAGACCTCCCAGTACCACGTCCAG CACTTGGCCACATTCATCATGGACAAGAGTGAGGCCATCGTGTCTGTGGACGACGCCATCCGGAAGCTGGTGCAGCTGAGCTCCAAGGAGAAGATCTGGACACAGGAGATGCTGCTGCAGGTCAACGACAAGTCTCTGCGGCTGCTGGACATAGAGTCCCAG GAGGAGCTAGAGAACTTCCCGCTGCCAACTGTGCGGCACAGCCAGACGGTGCTGAACCAGCTGCGCTACCCGTCGGTGCTGCTGCTTGTGTGCCAGGACTCAGAGCAGAACAAGCCCGACATCCACTTCTTCCACTGCGACGAGGTGGAG gcagagctggtgcacgAGGACATCGAGAGCGCACTGGCCGACTACCGGCTGGGGAAGAAGATGCGGCCGCAGACCCTGAA GGGCCACCAGGAGAAGATCCGGCAGCGGCTGTCGGTCCTGCCTCCCCCCCAGGGCCCGGCCCCCATCCCCTTCCAGCGCCACGGCGGGGACTCCCCTACCACCAAGAACCGAGTGGGCCTGCCTGTGCCGCTCAGTGAGCCAA GCTTCCTCCGGCGGGAGTCTCTGGAGGAGGAGCCGCGGGCCGTGCTGGCGCAGAAGATAGAGAAGGAGACG CAAATCCTCAACTGCGCCCTGGACGACATCGAGTGGTTCGTGGCTCGGCTGCAGAAGGCGGCTGAGGCTTTCAAGCAGCTGAACCAGCgcaagaaggggaagaagaagggcAAGAAGGGGCCTGCAG AGGGCGTCCTCACGCTGCGGGCACGGCCCCCCTCCGAGGCTGAGTTTGTGGACTGTTTCCAGAAAACAAAGCTGGCCATCAACCTGCTC GCCAAGCTGCAGAAGCACATTCAGAACCCCAGCGCAGCAGAACTGGCGCACTTCCTCTTCGGGCCTCTGGACCtg ATTGTCAGCACCTGTGGTGGCCCAGACATCGCACGCTCAGTCTCCAGTCCCCTGCTCTCCCGTGACGCTGTGGGCTTCCTGCGCGGCCACCTGGTCCCCAAGGAGATGGCGCTATGGGAGTCGCTGGGGGAGACCTGGACACGCCCCCG CTCCGAGTGGCCACGGGAGCCGCGGGTGCCCCTCTACGTGCCCAAGTTCCAGAGCGGCTGGGAGCCCCCCTTGGACGTGCTGCAGGAGGCTCCCTGGGAAGTGGAGGGGCTGGTGTCCGCCCCCAGTGACGAG CCGACTCCAGGGAGCCGACTGTCCTTCCGAAGCTCCCAGAAGCACAGCCTTGTACCTGAGCCAACATCCCCAGGAGACGTCCTTCCCCCAGTCAGCTCCCCACATATTCTCAG GGGCTACGAACCCACACCAGCCATGGCCAAGTACGTCAGGGTCCTCTATGACTTCACAGCCCGGAACGCCAACGAGCTGTCTGTGCTCAAGGACGAGGTCCTGGAG GTGCTGGACGACAGCCACCAGTGGTGGAAGCTTCGCAATCGCAGTGGCCAGGCAGGCTACGTGCCCTGCAACATCCTGGACGAGACCCGGCTGGAGGACATCCCCCCAGAGCAG GCCGGGCTGAAATACTGGGGTCCTGCCAGCCCAACCCACAAGCTGCCCCCAAGCTTCGCCGGGAACAAAAATG AACTGATCCACCACATGGATGAGGTCAATGACGAGCTCATCAAGAAGATCAGCAACATCAAGACGCAGCCGCAGCGGCCCTTCCGCGTGGAGCGCAGCCAGCCGGTCAGCCTGCCCCTCACCTACGAGTCGGGCCCCGATGAGGTCCGCGCCTGGCTGGAGGCCAAGGCCTTCAGCGCCCG GATCGTGGAGAACCTGGGCATCCTGACCGGGCCCCAGCTCTTCTCGCTCAACAAAGATGAGCTGAAGAAAGTGTGCGGGGAGGATGGCATCCGCGTGTACAGCCAGCTCACGGTGCAGAAGGCCGTCCTGGAG AAGCAGCAAGGTGGGTCGGAGCTGGAGGAACTCATGAACAAGTTTCATTCCAAGAACcagaggaggatggaggaggagagctAG